In one Nicotiana sylvestris chromosome 8, ASM39365v2, whole genome shotgun sequence genomic region, the following are encoded:
- the LOC138874770 gene encoding uncharacterized protein: MVEEKVLLRVSPKKGVMRFGKKGKLSPRFIVPFEMLHRIREVAYRIALSHSLLSVHPVFHDSMLRKYVSNPFRVLEFSTVQLDSDLTSDVESMAILDRQVRKLRSKDIASVKVQWRGQPAKDATWQTERDMRSIYP; the protein is encoded by the coding sequence ATGGTGGAAGAGAAGGTACTGCTCAGAGTTTCACCCaagaagggtgttatgaggttcgggaagaagggcaagttgagccctcggttcattgtCCCATTTGAGATGCTTCATAGGAttagagaggtggcttataggaTTGCACTGTCGCATAGTCTATTGAGtgttcatccagtttttcatgattccatgctccggaagtatgtcaGCAATCCGTTTCGTGTTTTGGaattcagcacagttcagttggatagTGATTTAACTTCTGATGTAGAGTCGATGGCCATTTTGGATCggcaagttcgaaagttgaggtcaaaggacatagcttcagtgaaggtgcagtggagaggccaGCCAGCTAAGGACGCAACTTGGCAGACCGAGCGAGATATGCGGAGCATATATCCATAG